Proteins from a single region of Mytilus trossulus isolate FHL-02 chromosome 2, PNRI_Mtr1.1.1.hap1, whole genome shotgun sequence:
- the LOC134707355 gene encoding uncharacterized protein LOC134707355: protein METIILLFVFIIPSNSVLVNWTQTSWDSADKFCSDIGRHLYTIQNLDDLNSVTLKINISGDATFWIGGKERRKYFLWNNDKKKLVDEPIGCFQSELKNSQRFLENQPTLCISFCKHHLQSAFAGLSGKKCLCYHNLHYVKQDVDIKCNFSCPGDTNYQCGGPNMTTVYRTEDSIKWKMYEPHTASEREDCVSVTQDNEKQLLWHQDRCRFEHKYICRIFDKTICKFRDSLTLPCYYMSPEQTTWFEAVRKCTGMGGHLAGKDLIREDNVTLSGSSFWTSLTRIRQKWIDGKRVNDVLPRHEESDPRRTGCLSLEHRHDEWSIRAKPCGEDHPFLCSSAVHSPQDIVSLTHEKVMQQIFDFDLFIGIVASIIGVCVVVTTLCCCKYIRRSKRQVQPVEPEHFYFILEKESVYNTISLNTCAQGNLTTNKNDNYYDCLAFKGSVQHSEREKFVSGMSDIDYQVYSRTSDITTDYDVLQFGPLTRTRCLSGDNYFTVPLKCDTQHNYQETNNDNK from the exons atggaAACAATTATCCTACTTTTCG ttttCATAATACCATCAAATTCAGTTTTGGTTAACTGGACACAGACTAGTTGGGACAGTGCCGACAAGTTTTGTTCCGATATCGGCAGGCATTTGTACACCATACAAAATCTGGATGATTTGAATAGTGTTactctgaaaataaatatatctggTGATGCAACCTTTTGGATTGGaggaaaagaaagaagaaaatacTTTTTATGGAATAATG ATAAGAAAAAACTGGTAGATGAACCGATAGGATGCTTCCAATCTGAGTTAAAGAATTCGCAAAGATTTCTAGAAAACCAACCAACACTTTGCATTAGTTTTTGTAAGCACCATCTACAAAGTGCTTTCGCCGGATTATCA GGAAAGAAGTGCCTTTGTTATCATAATCTTCATTATGTTAAGCAAGATGTGGACATAAAATGCAACTTTTCATGTCCTGGAGACACGAATTATCAATGCGGAGGACCAAACATGACAACAGTATACAGAACAGAAG ATAGTATAAAATGGAAGATGTATGAGCCACATACCGCCAGTGAAAGAGAAGACTGTGTTTCGGTAACTCAAGATAACGAAAAACAACTTTTATGGCACCAAGATCGATGCAGATTTGAACACAAATACATATGCAGAATAT TTGATAAAACCATATGTAAATTCCGAGACAGCCTGACATTGCCATGCTACTACATGTCTCCAGAACAAACAACATGGTTTGAAGCAGTAAGGAAGTGTACAGGTATGGGCGGTCATTTAGCTGGGAAAGATTTAATTCGTGAAGATAATGTGACCTTAAGTGGGTCTTCATTTTGGACTTCCTTGACCAGGATACGACAAAAATGGATTGATG ggAAGAGAGTAAATGATGTGTTACCAAGGCATGAAGAAAGTGATCCAAGAAGAACGGGATGTTTATCTCTTGAACATAGACATGATGAATGGTCCATTCGTGCCAAACCATGTGGGGAAGATCATCCGTTTCTATGTAGTTCAG CTGTACATTCACCGCAGGATATTGTTTCCTTAACTCATGAAAAAGTAATGCagcaaatatttgattttg atttatttatcGGGATTGTTGCATCGATTATTGGAGTCTGTGTTGTAGTCACTACTTTGTGTTGCTGTAAATACATTCG GAGATCTAAAAGGCAAGTACAACCCGTCGAACCAGAGCATTTCTATTTTATACTAGAAAAGGAAAGTGTGTATAATACCATTAGCTTGAATACATGCGCACAGGGAAATTTGACAACGAACAAGAACGATAACTACTATGACTGTCTGGCTTTTAAGGGATCAGTGCAGCATTCTGAACGAGAAAAGTTTGTTTCCGGAATGTCCGACATTGACTATCAGGTATATAGTAGGACTTCTGACATCACCACTGATTATGACGTACTACAGTTCGGTCCATTGACAAGAACCAGATGTCTGTCAGGTGACAATTACTTCACAGTACCTTTAAAGTGTGATACACAACACAACTATCAAGAAACCAATAATGATAATAAGTAA